In Corythoichthys intestinalis isolate RoL2023-P3 chromosome 4, ASM3026506v1, whole genome shotgun sequence, a genomic segment contains:
- the rnf41l gene encoding RING finger protein 151 isoform X2 — protein sequence MGYDLERFVCYVNEGLLCGICHNVLLRPLQAPCEHAFCSACISNWLLDHNTCPEDRQPLDVDSLKPLYRYMRNDLNRLEIRCVNANRGCEVVCKLENLHTHEEDCDFVFVSSSNVGMKTFSNYRCPTHVEKRSMEAHLSECKFCTRKCPSGCILRPSEQSRQNCVAELHTEIKMLRTLVLLLRVMRHLLQQIVTPEEPSQVGEGRVVRTCAVHALRAVQQELEELETEVGQDKLQMDPLPTLRLGPTCELLRKQRREASIFSSNPFTKVRLNK from the exons ATGGGGTACGATTTGGAAAGGTTTGTATGCTACGTGAACGAGGGTCTCCTGTGTGGCATATGTCACAACGTGTTGCTGCGGCCCCTCCAGGCCCCCTGTGAGCACGCTTTCTGCAGTGCCTGCATTAGTAACTGGCTACTTGATCACAACACGTGTCCTGAGGACAGGCAGCCGTTGGACGTGGACAGCCTTAAGCCTCTTTACAG GTACATGCGTAATGACCTCAACCGTCTGGAGATTCGCTGCGTGAATGCAAATCGGGGCTGTGAAGTGGTGTGCAAGTTGGAGAACCTGCACACACATGAAGAAGACTGTGACTTTGTTTTTGTGTCAAGCTCAAACGTAGGAATGAAGACGTTTTCTAACTATA GGTGTCCCACACATGTCGAGAAGCGCAGTATGGAGGCTCACCTGTCAGAATGTAAATTCTGTACTCGAAAGTGTCCCAGCGGCTGCATTCTTCGCCCCTCCGAGCAGTCACGACAAAACTGTGTGGCTGAGCTACACACAGAAATCAAAATGCTGCG AACACTTGTACTGCTACTGAGAGTGATGCGCCACTTGCTGCAGCAGATAGTCACACCTGAGGAACCAAGTCAAGTCGGTGAAG GACGAGTTGTCCGGACGTGTGCCGTGCATGCACTGAGAGCAGTACAGCAGGAGTTGGAGGAGCTAGAGACGGAGGTTGGCCAAGACAAGCTTCAGATGGATCCTCTTCCAACACTAAGATTAGGACCCACATGCGAGTTGCTTAGAAAACAGCGTAGGGAGGCATCAATTTTTTCCAGTAATCCCTTTACTAAAGTCAGGCTTAATAAATAA
- the rnf41l gene encoding RING finger protein 151 isoform X1: protein MNVLSSAKSVHAGYAISSLPMLRPNLCPWFECCNSLNVIGRMGYDLERFVCYVNEGLLCGICHNVLLRPLQAPCEHAFCSACISNWLLDHNTCPEDRQPLDVDSLKPLYRYMRNDLNRLEIRCVNANRGCEVVCKLENLHTHEEDCDFVFVSSSNVGMKTFSNYRCPTHVEKRSMEAHLSECKFCTRKCPSGCILRPSEQSRQNCVAELHTEIKMLRTLVLLLRVMRHLLQQIVTPEEPSQVGEGRVVRTCAVHALRAVQQELEELETEVGQDKLQMDPLPTLRLGPTCELLRKQRREASIFSSNPFTKVRLNK, encoded by the exons atgaatgtcctgtcctcagcaaaaagtgtacatgcaggttatgccatatcgtccctaccaatgttgagaccaaacctatgcccttggtttgaatgttgtaattcaTTGAATGTTATTGGCAGAATGGGGTACGATTTGGAAAGGTTTGTATGCTACGTGAACGAGGGTCTCCTGTGTGGCATATGTCACAACGTGTTGCTGCGGCCCCTCCAGGCCCCCTGTGAGCACGCTTTCTGCAGTGCCTGCATTAGTAACTGGCTACTTGATCACAACACGTGTCCTGAGGACAGGCAGCCGTTGGACGTGGACAGCCTTAAGCCTCTTTACAG GTACATGCGTAATGACCTCAACCGTCTGGAGATTCGCTGCGTGAATGCAAATCGGGGCTGTGAAGTGGTGTGCAAGTTGGAGAACCTGCACACACATGAAGAAGACTGTGACTTTGTTTTTGTGTCAAGCTCAAACGTAGGAATGAAGACGTTTTCTAACTATA GGTGTCCCACACATGTCGAGAAGCGCAGTATGGAGGCTCACCTGTCAGAATGTAAATTCTGTACTCGAAAGTGTCCCAGCGGCTGCATTCTTCGCCCCTCCGAGCAGTCACGACAAAACTGTGTGGCTGAGCTACACACAGAAATCAAAATGCTGCG AACACTTGTACTGCTACTGAGAGTGATGCGCCACTTGCTGCAGCAGATAGTCACACCTGAGGAACCAAGTCAAGTCGGTGAAG GACGAGTTGTCCGGACGTGTGCCGTGCATGCACTGAGAGCAGTACAGCAGGAGTTGGAGGAGCTAGAGACGGAGGTTGGCCAAGACAAGCTTCAGATGGATCCTCTTCCAACACTAAGATTAGGACCCACATGCGAGTTGCTTAGAAAACAGCGTAGGGAGGCATCAATTTTTTCCAGTAATCCCTTTACTAAAGTCAGGCTTAATAAATAA